The window CTGACAAGTGTGTAGAACTCCAGCGTTGGCCCAAGACCAGTTCCCACTTCTTCACTGTACTCAACCTCAATTACCACCTTCTGGTTGCCGTGCAACTCCATCATTTTTGAAGCAGACTCTAGAATGGTTTCACGGCAAGCTAAGAACTTTTTGCGAGGTAAACTACCAGTTACTGGGCGCCCTTCACTGCTAAGGTGTTGTGGATGATGATGGACTTTCTGCGAACCGAATGCTGCTAGCCGGAAGTATTTGGTTTTGACTTCAAAACTAAACAGAAAAGGGCATGAACCCATTAGATCATTAAACCACGGTGGTAGACCGCAGGTTGACACAGCAAAGGAATCACGCAGCTGCTGCTCCAGCTTCTCTGTTAGCTTACTACTAACAAATTCAGCATATGGCACAGGACGAAGCTGCACCCTCAGATCATCCAAATTCTCCAGCCTACCTTCCCCAAAAGCATTTATCCGTTCATGACAAATCAGGTGAAAGAGAAATCTGTTCATGCCCTCCAGACTCTTGAGCAGAAACAACATGTCGTACGCAGGAGGATTTGTTGCTTTGTGGCGCAAATCAAGTCTTTGAGCAAACAAGAAGGATAAAAACGGGTGATACTCGTCATTGTCCATAAATCCGAGAGGAAACAGATTTTCATCAGACTCTGCAAGTTGTGGGGCCCTTTCATACGTGATGGTGTGGGATCCACTCAGCTTGGAATCGTTGGTAGTTTCACTTCCTGATTTTAGTTTGTGCAAGAGAATAGCCTGGTATACAGTCAAAGAGCGGTCTAGTTCAAGCCCTTCTAGACGAAACAAAAGTCTAGGTAACGCATCCTCCTCAGGTAACGCATCCTCCTCTTCAGATGAGGAAGTATTATCTTCCCCTGAATCTGGAAGCTGCTCTTGGTCTTCCTCTTGAGATCCCTTCACACACGAAAAAGTCCAAAGACGCAAAAGATAAATTTATATAGTATAGTAACCAACAAAAGAAGCTTGGAGAGAAGAAAAGATACTAAGCAAGTCGACTTCTTCTCAAGTAAACCAACAATCGAAACATTACCTAATGCTCATCTTGAATTCAAAATACTGCTACTTGTGGAATGGTGGTGCAGCTAAGAATAAAAATTTAAGCAGAGAACTCTGTTCTAAAACACAATTGATTCCTCTAAACTCATATTCTAGATTTTTGAATCCATCCTAATCAAAGCAAAACCTGAAGGTAAAAGGAATGTTCGAGATGCTACTTCCGCAAGGCTAAGATTAGAAATTACCTGCAACTGAGATGCGTTAGGACTGTCAATCTCCATATGGGTTGAGCTTTCACCTTGACAAGATATAGAAGTTGACTCCAGCTGAGAAGATGGACATTCCATAGCTTGATCTTTTTCTTCAACGGAATATAAAGGTTCTAACTGCACTTTAGGCCACATGTATTGATCGACAGCATCCAAGAAGCAAAGTGGGTCAACGGTGACCAAGTCTTGGGAGTAATCACGCAAGCAAGTCTCCCCCTCTGCTTTGACAAAACGAACTCTTAGGATTGGATAGCTTATGCTACGTCCATTGGGAACAGTCGCGAATGAGTTCCTTTGCTTCAAAAACTGGCTTAGGACAATTGGGTAGTTCTCTAATGAAGATAAGGAATTTTGGAGATTCTTTATTAATACGGATGAAGTTGCCTCGCCATCAGACCAAAGTGATCTTGTGAACACTTCAAATCTGTTACCAACAAATGGCAAACTATCACATTCTGAATCGCCTTTGCTAAATTTCCTTTGGTGGAGTCTATTAGACAGGTAATTTGTCAGTGCCTTCACAACTCCACTCTCTGTAAATTCAAATGTGGACACAGATTCCCTTCCATTCAGCCTTTCCATGATTTGGCTCCATACTGAGAAGAACTTCTCATCGTGCAGGGCATGTGCATCAATAGGTTCAGTCATCAAATCGTCAAGTGCTGCAGACAAGTGCTTGAGGTTCTGGAGAACATCTGTCAAGCCTTTCTGAGAGTCGAATACCTCAGGTCCAAAGAAACTCTCCTTGATACGTGTTGCGAGAATGTAGACAGAATCCTTCTCGATCTTACAAGTTTGTGAAGAAGAGGAACTCGATCTTTCAAAAGACTGGCACAAGCATTTCACAGTCTCTTTCGGAACATGCTCTTCTGAACCGTCAGCTGATCCTTGATTCTGTTGCCCCGAGTTTAAAAGCGCTTCAATTGCGAAATAAACACCCTCCTTTATAAACGAATTCAAAAAATCATCACTGTATTTCCCAAGAAGCGCTTCAGCAATCTGTAGTGCTACAACAACCACATGATGAACTTTCCTTGACAAAATGCCCGCCAAAACACTGCAGCATCATGAAATATCATTAGCTAGAAAACAACAGGATTAAGGAATTCTCAACAGAAAAAGGAAAAGTAGAAAACAAAACGAAGTACCTTAAAATGTTTGCATTCTTCAGTAAATCGACAAAATCGACTGACTTACTCAAGCAAGTCAGCTTGTGGATTGCTGATAGGCAACCATAAAAAACATATACGTTCGCTCCAGATTTTAGCACCTATAAAGAATTCACAAGTTACATCATACTCTTAAGAGAGAACCATAAAATTCATATGCACATACCATACAACTGTATGTCGGAAATAACCTGAATCATAACAGGAAGTATGTCTGCTCCAAATTGTTGCAAGAGATCGGGCTGATTAACAAGAAAACTTTCCTTTTCCAATGCCAGCTGATTATCCTCTACAGGCGAAGATGGAAGAAGCTCAATCACCAACTTCAGGACTTCATGCACCTGAGAAGTAAATTGATTTTCATCACCAACATTAAAATCACTATCATTGCATTCCTTCTACCAAAAGATACTTTGAGATATgaatattttgaaaagaaaaacgaaTCCCTCTGTTTAAGTATAAAGGAACTAAAGAGTGATCTACGAAAGTACTCATACCTGGTTGGAACATGTATTGTTGGGATGTGTAGAAGACACTGAATGGGAAATGTCATACGTGGATATAATTTCTTTTAGTCTGTAGCCAATGTTAAGTTCATATAACGTTCTGAAGGCTAAAATTGAACCAGAAGATAGTTTTCTTAGCAATCCAATCACACCCTGCCACAAACCCCAAAGTACAAAGATGTTATGTTTATGCAACGATATAGCAAGGGCGATCAtccaaaagaagaagagatcatGTACATTGTAAACAGGTTGAGATAGGGTGGTGCGGCCATTCAAGTTTAAAAGATGTATGGATTGATGAATCAGACCATGGCTAGATAGTTGATCCAACATTTCAGGTGACTCGCTAACTTGATCTGCTATTTTTGTTAAGCAAATAGCCACATTTTCCACCAACTGCAAGGACAACATATTACTATCAATAGAAGAACATTTTTTCAGTTAAGAAAAGATAAGAAGAGACTGATTCTCATTCTGACCTGTCGATCTTCATACTGAAGAAGATTGCATAAAATTGGAACAGCATCCATAAAAGGGGAGGGAGACTCAGATGAAAGCTTCCTACATATATTCACCACAGTAGAAACTGCGACTCTCTGATACAAATGCGATGTTCAAATCAATAACTTTGAGCTAAACCaagtcacaaaaaaaaaacaaaattttgatataGCAAGGTCATTCTCCAGATGGCTAACCTGTAAGCTAGTTGAGAAGAAATCAATATACGAAAGCACTGCCTTAATTGCTCCAGCATTCAAGCACGCCACTGGCTCATCTTTGGATATTTTCTCAAGTGCTTGCAAACACTGGCCAAGTCAACGAAACACAGATCAAAACTAGGTCTTTTGAGGTGtaagaagaataaaaaaggGACTCATGTGCCAAAAGGTAATGGTACCTGCTCAGCAACGTCCAAGTACTCAATTGCCTGTAGTCTCTGGCAAAGAGCAGGGAGAGTCTCATGTTTCACAAGGAATGCTACAGACCGCGGATAAACATCAGACAAGTAAGTAACCGCTCTGATAGCAAGCAGCATAATATCTGCATTGCTCTCATGATTAGCCAACTTAACAAGCACCCGGGAAAGCGTATCGGCCATAACGGTGGACAGCGAATCTTCAGTACAGAAAGACAAGACCTCACACAGCTCCGTAAGACCAGTCAACTGCAAAGAAGGATCGACTTCTTCACTCAATCTCGTCACAAGAGAACTCAACTTCTGCTGATCCTCAGACGATCTCCCCCACTGAACATCCTGAAGCGCCTTGTGCCTCGGATCTTcaccttcttcatcatcatcatcagaatcGCAAGATCCGtagtcctcctcctcctcctcctccttgtcTGGCTCTCCATCTGAATGACTAGAAGGAGAATCTGATGAAGAAGTGTCCATATCAGCGTCAGTGGTTTCGTGTCCCGAGCTCGCTCCATTGGCTGCTTCTTGAGACTGGCTCTGAACAGACGAGCCACCAGATGAGCTTGACCTAGAGTCCTGTGAGTTACAAGCTCTCTTATCAGCAGGTAGCTCCTCCACATCCTCCATTCGTTTCTGCCCCCTGTTCTCCATCACTTCTTCGATCTTGAAATCAAAACTTCAACCTATCAACAATCAAGTCGAGGTTTCAATCAATCACAGTGGAGATAACAGtaaaaaaattagggttttactACTGTAATTCTAATTAACACAGTCATTAGGCGATCGTTAtcacagagagagagaatcaaACCAAGCTAACAGAGACGAGAACAAAGACATATAAAACAATACGCAAGAAGATCATGATGATCGCAGTGAAAATCAAAATCAGTTAATAGAAGAGAGACCTCTCGTGATCACAGAGCTTTTCAAGTCACAGCGACGATCTCTGTGAACAAAGAAAGCGATGGCTTGCTTTGATTGGAATCGATAGAACCTTAAATATCCTCTCTTGAGAGATTGCGATAACAGAGAGGAGGAGAGTCTTTAGGGCTTTTTAATCTCCAGAAAATCACATATAAATACAAGAAACTATATGATCTCTCTATctatatgtgtgtatatatatatatgtcactTTCCTTGCTTATTTGCTAAGACGCTGGGTTAGACAAGAACTGTTCCTCTGCGGGTGCGCACACGGTAATTCGAAGGTTTGATTGGATCGGACGGCTCCTATTGGTTGATATAATATCCGACGGATGAAGTGTTTTGTAAGTCGTTTCTTTTCCGATTTCGGGAACAGAGTAATTACCACCGCCTTATGTTATACTTTTGCCACGTGTCGTCATTAACAGTTGTAAGCCGTGCAATTAATCAAAAGCttcttttccattttttccACAAATTAATCTTATGTTATTTCATAGCCTAATTAGTACTTTTgtattaaatgtaacatgattaATGCGTCATTAAGTCTTTTACTTTAGGGTTTTGTATAAGAAGGTCTGATGAAAGCTATAAACAAACACAACAATTCTTCCGCCACCTAACtctaactgaatatattaatcgCAAATAACTTTTCAAATCATTAGTATGTCTTCTTAAAATTAGTCAATATAATATTTAACCAAAAATGAAATgacaatttatttaaaataggtTCTCatgataattaatttaaaataattctgAGGCGTCCAAATATACTTAACATTATGAATGATTTAAATGTTTGATAATTTaatgtcaaaaaaatatatgtttaaccAGTTTAAATCTATTGTTACTTCCTAAAATCTTCCATAAATTTCTCACTAATTTCCTTATAATTTACAGGGAAAGTGACAAAATATCtgacaaaaactaaaacttataTGGAAAGTTGCGACCACACCTTTCTCGGAGAGGTTATATTTCCAATTAATTAGAACAAAATCTAactttgttgacaaaaaaaaaaaatcaccttAATATGGTctgctttaaaaatatataaatgctCCATCTGGATACTTAAGAAACTTGAGGGCCAAGGAATTCACAATTATCATATTTTTGGGCTGGATAGGCTAATTATGTCCCACGGGCTGACGATACTGGACTTGTCCTGTCTACATTTATGCTCTTCTCTTAATGATAGAAACCAAGTAAAATCAGGAGGTCTGCAGGCTTGCGGCTGCTATGTTACGTAGGAGATTAACAGTTTCAGTGACCTTTAGTATTGGTGGTAATATACTCATGATTTAACTCTCATCCTTAAAATGGACTTTGACGACTACTGTTTGTTATGACTAAGATAATCAAAGACATTGAAGCAAAATAACTAAAACAGAGCATAAATAAAACATGTTCGCACTCAAATCCTCTTAACTCAACAAGTAAAAACCTCAAGAGATTGGAACACAGGTAAATCCAAGGGAAATGAATAtcacaaaacataaaatataaccAAAATCTTATATGAGACgacaaaatcataaatattcttGTTACTGACTGGCTCCGAGCCACTTGGTGAAGTTATCAAACTCTGTGTAGTCACTGTCGGAGATCATAGTCTGGTACCACGCCTTTCCTGCTGCTTTAATAGCTTGTGATTGCTCCTAGagtaaacaagaaaacaaaatagtttGAGAAATGAATCAGCTTTGTGTGAACTATAAAGCACAACAgattaaaaaactataaaatattcaGAATAGAGCTACTCTACAAGATTAATCTAAATATAGTGCTAAGTCCTAACACACTATATACTATCAAAATGAAATTATCCACTAGAAATGAGAGCGTTGAGTTTACCTTGGTGacgctcttcctcttcttctcgaGCTTCTCCTTCTTAGACTTAACCCTCTGCGCTTCAGCCAACAGAGACATCCTCTTCGCGGTCTTAGCATAAGGATTCAACTTAAGCATCACATTAAGATTCTTCAACGGATTCTTCTTCATCACAGCCCTCTTCGCATCCTTCTTAATCGGCTTCACCACGCTCTGAACCTCATCAGAGTTAATAATCCTCGCCAAATCAGCATTCACCATCTTCGCACGAGGCAAGACATAACCCTTCTTCATCTCAGACGGTTTCTCAAACGATCCGTAAAtagactcaagcttctcaaaggCAGACTTAGTCCAAATCACAAACCTCCCAAGATGACCACCAGGAGCTAGCTTCAACAAGTTAAGCCTCTCAACGTGACAAAGCTCAACGCCAGTAATGTTCCTAAACGCCTTCACAATCTTAGCTCCCTCGGTTCCGTACACAACAAGAGGACCTTTCCGACAAATGTAACGACGGTTCCTCATCTTACCTACACCAGACCTAATCCCAATACTATCCTTCGCCTTCTCGGCGTCATCATAAGCACCGATCTGTTTCAAAACCTTGATCGCAGCACTAGTCTTCTCCACAGCCTCAGCTGAATCGCTAACAACGAGAGGCATCTCGGGGACATTCTCGATCTTGTGACCACGTGCCATCACGAGAGAGGGCACAGCAGTGGCGGCGATTGCCGAGACGATCGCGTGCCTCTTCATGTTGACGTTGACGCGACGGTGCCAGCGTCTCCAGATCTTAGTCGGAGCGAACATCCGACCGCCGCGACACATGTTTCCGAAGGCCGCTTGACCCGCGCGGTGGGTTCCACCACCGGGAACACGAGGGATACGGGAGACGGCGCGTCCGGTTCCCCAGGACTCGGCGGAGGTCTGGTGACCGGCCTTTTTGGAGACGGCGTAAGGCTGACGGCTGTTGTTTGAGATTTGGGCGTGGACGAAGTTGACGATGTCTGGCCTCACGGGAGCTGTCATGACGTCGGGTAAGCAGACGGTGGTGGATTGGTCGGTTGTCATGTCTCCGTCGAGTCCTTGGACGGTGACTAGAGGGCGTACGGCGGCGGCTGCCATTTTTTGGAGTGTCCGGGACTGTGGCTGTGCGTTTAGGGTACGGAGAAAAATGTTGTTAGGGCTTCTGGCGAGTTATATAGCAAATGGTGGACGTATAAGCGGGCCTAGAAAGCCCAAAGGCACAAATAAACTAGAAAACGACTTATCATTTTGGGGCTTGCTCACAGGCCCAAATATATTTCTCATGAGAGCTTATGGATGAGCTGTTAGGAATGAGTTATTATTCACTTTCTATTGGCTGATATTATTCTCAAGACTCAATACTGAGATGAAACAATACCAAACATCGGTActggataaaaaaataatttgattcCATTAACTTGACCAATTGAACATTCTGAATTTCACTATAAAACTTTACGG of the Brassica rapa cultivar Chiifu-401-42 chromosome A03, CAAS_Brap_v3.01, whole genome shotgun sequence genome contains:
- the LOC103855501 gene encoding E3 ubiquitin-protein ligase UPL4 isoform X1 — encoded protein: MENRGQKRMEDVEELPADKRACNSQDSRSSSSGGSSVQSQSQEAANGASSGHETTDADMDTSSSDSPSSHSDGEPDKEEEEEEDYGSCDSDDDDEEGEDPRHKALQDVQWGRSSEDQQKLSSLVTRLSEEVDPSLQLTGLTELCEVLSFCTEDSLSTVMADTLSRVLVKLANHESNADIMLLAIRAVTYLSDVYPRSVAFLVKHETLPALCQRLQAIEYLDVAEQCLQALEKISKDEPVACLNAGAIKAVLSYIDFFSTSLQRVAVSTVVNICRKLSSESPSPFMDAVPILCNLLQYEDRQLVENVAICLTKIADQVSESPEMLDQLSSHGLIHQSIHLLNLNGRTTLSQPVYNGVIGLLRKLSSGSILAFRTLYELNIGYRLKEIISTYDISHSVSSTHPNNTCSNQVHEVLKLVIELLPSSPVEDNQLALEKESFLVNQPDLLQQFGADILPVMIQVLKSGANVYVFYGCLSAIHKLTCLSKSVDFVDLLKNANILSVLAGILSRKVHHVVVVALQIAEALLGKYSDDFLNSFIKEGVYFAIEALLNSGQQNQGSADGSEEHVPKETVKCLCQSFERSSSSSSQTCKIEKDSVYILATRIKESFFGPEVFDSQKGLTDVLQNLKHLSAALDDLMTEPIDAHALHDEKFFSVWSQIMERLNGRESVSTFEFTESGVVKALTNYLSNRLHQRKFSKGDSECDSLPFVGNRFEVFTRSLWSDGEATSSVLIKNLQNSLSSLENYPIVLSQFLKQRNSFATVPNGRSISYPILRVRFVKAEGETCLRDYSQDLVTVDPLCFLDAVDQYMWPKVQLEPLYSVEEKDQAMECPSSQLESTSISCQGESSTHMEIDSPNASQLQGSQEEDQEQLPDSGEDNTSSSEEEDALPEEDALPRLLFRLEGLELDRSLTVYQAILLHKLKSGSETTNDSKLSGSHTITYERAPQLAESDENLFPLGFMDNDEYHPFLSFLFAQRLDLRHKATNPPAYDMLFLLKSLEGMNRFLFHLICHERINAFGEGRLENLDDLRVQLRPVPYAEFVSSKLTEKLEQQLRDSFAVSTCGLPPWFNDLMGSCPFLFSFEVKTKYFRLAAFGSQKVHHHPQHLSSEGRPVTGSLPRKKFLACRETILESASKMMELHGNQKVVIEVEYSEEVGTGLGPTLEFYTLVSRAFQNPDLGMWRCDRSSFAGKPKEDSGFLVAPSGLFPRPWSDTSAAFPDVLQKFVLLGTVVAKALHDGRVLDIPFSKAFYKLIIGQELSSFDIHFIDPELCKTLVELQALTRRKKVFSESQTDARAAKCDLSFRGTNIEDLCLEFVLPGYTDYVLALHSANDMVNLDNLEEYIKAIVNATICNGIQKQVEAFRSGFNKVFPIEHLGIFNEEELETLLCGERDLFNMNEVLDHIKFDHGYTSSSPPVENLLEILHEFDKDQQRAFLQFVTGCPRLPPGGLASLNPKLTIVRKRGSDSSETDLPSVMTCANYLKLPPYSSKVISLSSSFVNPLSFLLMLTKTGLRKDLTVLWFCFVFCLVCVLQEKMKEKLIYAITEGQGSFHLS
- the LOC103855501 gene encoding E3 ubiquitin-protein ligase UPL4 isoform X2 → MENRGQKRMEDVEELPADKRACNSQDSRSSSSGGSSVQSQSQEAANGASSGHETTDADMDTSSSDSPSSHSDGEPDKEEEEEEDYGSCDSDDDDEEGEDPRHKALQDVQWGRSSEDQQKLSSLVTRLSEEVDPSLQLTGLTELCEVLSFCTEDSLSTVMADTLSRVLVKLANHESNADIMLLAIRAVTYLSDVYPRSVAFLVKHETLPALCQRLQAIEYLDVAEQCLQALEKISKDEPVACLNAGAIKAVLSYIDFFSTSLQRVAVSTVVNICRKLSSESPSPFMDAVPILCNLLQYEDRQLVENVAICLTKIADQVSESPEMLDQLSSHGLIHQSIHLLNLNGRTTLSQPVYNGVIGLLRKLSSGSILAFRTLYELNIGYRLKEIISTYDISHSVSSTHPNNTCSNQVHEVLKLVIELLPSSPVEDNQLALEKESFLVNQPDLLQQFGADILPVMIQVLKSGANVYVFYGCLSAIHKLTCLSKSVDFVDLLKNANILSVLAGILSRKVHHVVVVALQIAEALLGKYSDDFLNSFIKEGVYFAIEALLNSGQQNQGSADGSEEHVPKETVKCLCQSFERSSSSSSQTCKIEKDSVYILATRIKESFFGPEVFDSQKGLTDVLQNLKHLSAALDDLMTEPIDAHALHDEKFFSVWSQIMERLNGRESVSTFEFTESGVVKALTNYLSNRLHQRKFSKGDSECDSLPFVGNRFEVFTRSLWSDGEATSSVLIKNLQNSLSSLENYPIVLSQFLKQRNSFATVPNGRSISYPILRVRFVKAEGETCLRDYSQDLVTVDPLCFLDAVDQYMWPKVQLEPLYSVEEKDQAMECPSSQLESTSISCQGESSTHMEIDSPNASQLQGSQEEDQEQLPDSGEDNTSSSEEEDALPEEDALPRLLFRLEGLELDRSLTVYQAILLHKLKSGSETTNDSKLSGSHTITYERAPQLAESDENLFPLGFMDNDEYHPFLSFLFAQRLDLRHKATNPPAYDMLFLLKSLEGMNRFLFHLICHERINAFGEGRLENLDDLRVQLRPVPYAEFVSSKLTEKLEQQLRDSFAVSTCGLPPWFNDLMGSCPFLFSFEVKTKYFRLAAFGSQKVHHHPQHLSSEGRPVTGSLPRKKFLACRETILESASKMMELHGNQKVVIEVEYSEEVGTGLGPTLEFYTLVSRAFQNPDLGMWRCDRSSFAGKPKEDSGFLVAPSGLFPRPWSDTSAAFPDVLQKFVLLGTVVAKALHDGRVLDIPFSKAFYKLIIGQELSSFDIHFIDPELCKTLVELQALTRRKKVFSESQTDARAAKCDLSFRGTNIEDLCLEFVLPGYTDYVLALHSANDMVNLDNLEEYIKAIVNATICNGIQKQVEAFRSGFNKVFPIEHLGIFNEEELETLLCGERDLFNMNEVLDHIKFDHGYTSSSPPVENLLEILHEFDKDQQRAFLQFVTGCPRLPPGGLASLNPKLTIVRKRGSDSSETDLPSVMTCANYLKLPPYSSKEKMKEKLIYAITEGQGSFHLS
- the LOC103855502 gene encoding 60S ribosomal protein L4-1, whose translation is MAAAAVRPLVTVQGLDGDMTTDQSTTVCLPDVMTAPVRPDIVNFVHAQISNNSRQPYAVSKKAGHQTSAESWGTGRAVSRIPRVPGGGTHRAGQAAFGNMCRGGRMFAPTKIWRRWHRRVNVNMKRHAIVSAIAATAVPSLVMARGHKIENVPEMPLVVSDSAEAVEKTSAAIKVLKQIGAYDDAEKAKDSIGIRSGVGKMRNRRYICRKGPLVVYGTEGAKIVKAFRNITGVELCHVERLNLLKLAPGGHLGRFVIWTKSAFEKLESIYGSFEKPSEMKKGYVLPRAKMVNADLARIINSDEVQSVVKPIKKDAKRAVMKKNPLKNLNVMLKLNPYAKTAKRMSLLAEAQRVKSKKEKLEKKRKSVTKEQSQAIKAAGKAWYQTMISDSDYTEFDNFTKWLGASQ